In the Symmachiella macrocystis genome, TTCCGGAATCATCTCAATGATCTGCATCGAAATCGGATGTTCCTGGAGAATCGATGCGACTTCTTGCTCAGACAGATCTTCGCTTGAATCGCCCAGCAGGCTCGAATTCGCTCCAAACCACAGCAAGCATCCGCAGTGCGGACAAGGCGCATCGCCTGGCGGCTGTGAAGGTTCGATGACAACTGGTTTCCCGCAAATCGCGCACTGGTTGTCGTCCCCTTCCGGTGTTCGCGACGAGATTTCCATAACGCCCCCTGAGAGAATGTTTGGCTGCCTCAATTCTACGGGCATTTTCAATCGGCGGGCAAGTTTTTTTCGGGAGTCTGCCGAATTTTTTCGCTTCCCACGACTGGCCCGCGGGTAGGGTTTCCACTTGCGTCGTTCCCGACGTCTATGGTACACGAACCGGTACGTGACAAGCAGACAATCGCTAAGTTACACTTGCTGCAGCGGTGAATTTCCGTTCATTTCTCAGCCGCGCCGCAATTCTTAACGTGAAGGTGCAGGAAAGATGAGTTCATTTGATGCTGCCCGGTTATATTTTGAGCAGGCCGCGGAGCACATGGGCCTATCTCAAAACATGCGAACGTTGTTGTTAACTCCCGAGCGGGAACTCAAAGTCCAAGTCGCCATTGAACGCGACAACGGCGAGATCGGAACGTTTATTGGTTATCGGATTCAGCACAACAGCGCGCGCGGCCCGATGAAGGGCGGCTTGCGGTTTCACCATGAGGTCAACGCCGATGAGGTGCTGACGTTGGCATCGTTGATGACGTGGAAAACTGCGCTGGTGAATATTCCTTACGGCGGTGCCAAGGGCGGGGTCTCGGTTAATGTCCGCAATTTGAGTCCCGGCGAATTAGAACGACTCACGCGCAAGTTTGTGGATGAAATCCATGACTTCATTGGCCCCGACAAGGATATTCCTGCGCCCGACATGGGAACCGATGCCCAGGTCATGGCCTGGATCATGAACCAGTACTCAAAATATCATGGCTTCAACCCCGCCTGCGTCACCGGCAAGCCGCTAGAATTGCATGGAGCGGACGGACGTATGGAAGCCACCGGTCGTGGGGTCGGATTGTGCACGGCGGAAGTCTTGCGACGCAAAAAAATGGACATCAACGGCACAACGATCGCGATTCAAGGCTTCGGGAACGTCGGTACATTCACAGCCAAGTTCCTGCACGACCAAGGCGCCAAGATTGTGGGAGTCACCGATGTTTCCGGCGGTGTCTGGAATGCAGAGGGTCTGGATGTCCCGGAGTTAATCCGTTACGCCCAAGAACATCGCGGCATTGCCGGGTTTGAAGGGACCGAGCCAATCAGTAACGACGATTTGCTCACCAGCGAGGTCGATGTGTTGATTCCCGCAGCTGTGGGGGGCGTGTTGAATGTAGAAAACGCCCCGCACGTGCGGGCAAAAATCATTATTGAAGCGGCCAACAACCCGACCGTTCCCGAAGCGGACGAAAGCTTCAATGATCGCGAAATATTAATTCTCCCGGACATTTTGGCCAACGCCGGGGGTGTGATCGTCAGTTATTTTGAATGGGTGCAAAACCGCCAACACTTCCGCTGGGACTTGGAACGGGTGCGTAAAGAACTGGATCGCATCATGTTGGAAAGTCTCAACAAGGTTTGGAAAATCGCGGAAGAAAAAGGAGTGTCGCTCAGGACTGCTTCGTACATTATTGGATTGGGGCGTGTGGGCCGCGCTACCGTGTTGGGAGGAATGTAAACGTGTCGAAATACACTGCGGCAGATTTTATCGACTGTCCGATGTTCGTGAACATGTCGACCGAGGAATTGCAAAAAGTCGTCAACCTGATGTCGATCGAAGACTACAGCGCCGGAGAGACGATTTTTTCCGAAGGAGACTCGCACGCAGTCATTTGGATCATCATCGATGGACGCTGCAAAGTGACCAAAAAAACCCGCGATGGCGGGCAGCGCGATCTGGCAGTGCTGGCACGGATGCGGACGTTCGGCGAGATGTCGTTTTTCCACCCCGCCCCGCATTCGGCCACCGTAACCGCCGAAACCGATGTGACCGTCGCACGTCTAGATCGAGCGCGGTTCCACAGCTTGGTTGACTTGGGTTCCCAAGCGGCGCTGAAAATTGCCTATAACACGATCGCCGTTGTCTCGGAACGTTTGCGAGCGATGGATGAATACGTCGGGCAGATCATCAAATCGGGCGAAACACCACGCAGCGGCCAAGAATGGGGCGAGTTTCGCGCCAAGCTCTACAGCGAATGGCAGTTTTGAACTACGGTAAGAACGGCGTCATTCGACAACATCCGCATCAGTTCCGGCAACCTGCTTGATGGGCTGTGCGGTCTCGTCGGACCGCTGACTCCGCTGCGGCGTAATGAAGATCCCCTTAACGCGCTGCTGCGTACGGCACAGTGTGAGGCCGTATTTGCGCAAGCTTCTGTCGATGTCTTCCAATCGCCGACGGCGAAGCTCGATCAGCGTTTCAGCGGTGTAGTAATCGTAGTCGGAATCATCGACATCCGGGACGGTTTCGTGATCGAACTTCAGCGTAACTTGTCCACTCAGCTCGATCACATTGACCACAGCCTCGCCGATTTCATCCTCAAGGTACTCGACAAAACTGGCGAGAGTCCCCTGGTATTCAACCTCCGTCACGCCGTCGCCGTCTGAACTGGTACTCACGCTTTGCGAATGATCGTCATCTTTGCGGTTTTCAAGCTTCTTACCAATGTTCCCTGCGGCTTCCTTGAGCGGCATCAGCGTGAGAACGGGAATTTCGCGGACTTCGCGGACAATCTTGATGTCGAACGAGGTCTCCAAAGCGCGGGACAATTGGTCGGCCGCATAGGCGCGGGAACCGGTCTTGGGTAGCCCCTTGATGACGACATTGTACCGCCCCTCGGGAAGGCGATTTCCGCCAAAGACGCGCAACGGCGAAATGCGGCATTCGCCACAGAGCAACTGCAACAGCGATTCGTCTTTCACACGCAGGCGACCGAATCGGTGATCGCGTTGTTCGTGCTTCCAGTAACCATGGTGGTTGTCCCAAATGTCATCGTCCTCGTCGCTCTCTTCGATCCGGATGATGCTCACATCTTTGGTGCGCGACAACTCCGTATCAATTGGCGGCGGCGGTCGGAAGCGCTGTTCGTCGGCGGGATCCTCCGCACGTCCGACAGTGGAAACAATGCACAAAACCAGCAGTGCCGCAACCACGTGAAGAGACTGTCGGCGGCATTGTGGCTCTGCCGTTTGAAGCGCTAGGCGTGAGACAGACATGCGCCTCCTCGGTTCTGGTTGGAACGTGTTGCCCATGTCTTGACTGCCTCCTGCTCCACTCATGCCTCGTATTTCAAGCGTCAGCACCTTCGCTCGCATTCTACCCAGGCAGACTGAATGAATGCAAAGAGATTCCGGTGATGTCGAGCGAAAGCAGGCCAAGAATCGGCGGCCAAGTCATTCCGCCAGATCGACCCGAATAATCTCCTTGTCATTGCGGATAAATGCTGATTTCTCCGCGAAGGCGGGATGCGCCCAGACCACCGGGCGGCCGAACGCTTCATTCGTCGGTTCAATGGCGTGGAACCGACTGATTTCGTCGTACCCTTCGGGCGACAATTTGGCGATGATCAAGTCACCGGTTTCACTGAAGAGGAAATACCGGTCCTCCTGTTTGACCAAAAACGCGGTGCCGTGATCGGCGCGGCGTTTACCGCCACTGGTCGGCACGCGAGTTTGCCACAGTCGTTCCCCATCCTCGATGCGGGCACCGACAAGAGCTCCGTCGTGGCAATCGACGCCGTAGATCATCCCATCCTCAAGAATCGGCGTCGCTTCGGCGGAATAAACGGCCTTCTTGGCTTTTCCCCGCCACAATTCACTTACGCCTGGTTTCTCGTCATCCAGTTTCAGCATGACTCCCACGCGGCCAATGCCACTGGCAAACAGCAAATCGCCCGACTGTCGTGGCGCGATGATCGACATTTCATAGGCGGGTTGCAGCGGCACACTCCACAACACTTTTCCAGTCTTGGGCTCCAAGCTGTTGAGGTTGTACGGATCCCAGATCAAGAGTTGTTTGATGCCAGCCGCTTCGATCATTGTCGGGGGACAGTAGCCTTGCGGGTCGGCAGAAAGCGCCCGCCAGACTTCTTTGCCGGAATCCTTGTTAAACGCGACCGCCACGCTCCCTTTGCCTCCCACGAGGCAATACAGCAAATCCCCGTCCACCAACGGATGCCCGGAGAAACCCCAGATCGGGGCGGTCGTGTTGTATTCTTTGGTCAGGTCCTTCCGCCAAACAAGTTCCCCCGTGTCAGCGGTCAGACAGACCAAATCGCCCTCGGCGCCCAGCGTGTAAACCTTGCCTCCCGCAACGGTCGGTGTGCAGCGGGGACCGGCGGCGTAGGAGAGGTTGTAGGTCCGGTCGTATTCGTACTTCCAAAGCTCTTCACCCGTTTCAGCCGAGAAACAGAGCACGCGTTCTTTTCCATTCAGTTTGTTCCGACCGCCCGGGCTGTTAATGATGTCGCCCGACTCTTTTACATAGTCGGTCACAAACACGCGTCCGTCGGCGACCGCCGGTCCGGAATAACCCAAGTCGACCGGCATCCGCCATTTCACGGGAGGCCCTTCGTCTGGAAACTTTTCGATGATGCCCGTTTCCCGCCAAATGCTATCCCGCTCCGGCCCCAACCATTGCGGCCAGTCGTCGGCATATCCAAACCGAGACAAACTGAGCACCACAATAAAAGCCAACAATTTCGTCTGTCGCATCGCGGATCATCTCCGGGGATTTTTAGGAATGCAAGAACATCAGAGCACTGCGCTCACATTGTGCCAACCCCCGTCCAGCCTGTCAAAGCGAATAGCATGTTGAGTGGGGTTTGCGGCGAGCTATGCCCCCAGCGCGGCGACGCGGGTCGTGATTTCGTTGTATAGCTCTGCGGGTAGTGCCCCTTTTTCGATGGCGGCGACGTTTTCCGCCAGATGATCCGCGTTGCAGGTGCCGACGATCGTGGTATCGCAGTGTGGGTGCGAAATCGTGTAACGCAGAATGAGCTCGGCGCGGTTCATGCCCTCCGTAAGCAGTTCATCCAGCTCAGCACCGCTCCATACTTGGTTGAGTGCATCGCGTTGGATCTCCGCATCGGGACCGCCGTGCGCAATTCCCCCGCGAATGATAATTCCCGCGCCGGTCTCAGCGGCTTTCGTTATCCAATCGTGATGCCCCGGTGCGATGCAGGAATAGGGAATTTGAAATGTGTCGAACACACCCAATTCGATCAGTCCGGGAAGCCGCGGCAACGAACTGGAGGACCCGATGAAGCGGATCACGCCTTGATCGCGATAGTCCATCAGCAACTCGATCAACCCCGCGCTCTGCAGTCCCTGTGCGTCGCCTCCGTGAAACTGAAGCAGATCAATATGATCGGTTTGCAGTCGCTCAAGACTCGTTTCAATATTCCGCTGCACGACCTCTTTGGTCCAAACGTGATCGATATCGATGTGATCGAAATGTTGCGTATAGGCACAACCGCACTTGGTCGCTAGATAATACTCGTTGCGGCGGGAACCGATGTATTGGCCGATGCGCTGTTCACTGATTCCATAATCCGGGGCGGTGTCGATGAAATTGATTCCCGCATCCAGCACCGCATTCAGGAATAACTCGGCCGCTGCGTCATTGACCGTGCGGACGCCCCAGGTGTTCGGTCCCCGCAGCCCCATGCTGCCGTAGCCTAGCTGCGTGACTTCCAGTCCGGTACGGCCTAATGTTTTTTTAATCATGGTTGATTTCGCGGTTGGTGAAACAACTTACCTAAGAATTTCCGCACAGAACCCCGAAGGGGTTGAACATTACAGCCCAGGGGAAACGGCGAAGCCGTGCCACGCTGGGAAAGCCATCGCCATCGAACAAACCGTGAAGGGGTTTGTCAACGATTGTCAAAGATTGCTCGGCGGGTTAATGATTGAACTCCCCCTTCAGGGGAGGCATTTGACATCGCACTTGTTCCTAGGGTGCGCTCACTTCGTTCGCGACCCTAGGCTATGATGAGTTACGCCTTCGGCGTAAGTGGCTTCGTACGCGGAATGTGGAGCAATGGGTCTTCACGAGGTCTGGCTGATGACGACTTGGTTGGGATGTAGCGTGATGTTTTGGTTGTCGGACTGCGGGAGTTTTGCGGACGATAAGAGCACAGTGCCCTCCATCGGAATCGAGACGGCTTTGTCGGGACTTTCAGCGGGGCCTATGAGCCGTGTTTGCACGATGACCTCTGTTCCGGAATCTTTTCGAAAGCGCAGGAAAAAGATTTCAGTCTGCGGATCATAACCGGCCGCCATGCTGTCGGCGGACAACCAAGCTTCGGCGAGGCCTTGTTTTCGCAGTGCGATCAAATCGCGGTACCAGGCGAACATCTCCTCGTCGCGGCGGTCGGGGACATCGTGTTTGGCTTGATAAAACGTGTCGGATTGGGACGGCAGCAGAAAATCGCCCCAGACGTGTTGTGGAAATTCACGAGCCCGGCCCGAATCGACAGCTTGTTTCAGTGACGCATTTTCAAAGTCGACGAAGAACGGAAACGGCGCATCGATCGCGAATTCTTCGCCCATAAAAATGATCGGGATGCCGGGATACAATAGCGTTAATGCCGCCGCCGCTTTTTGAAACGCCTTGGATGTCAATTGATGAATCCTCTGGCCTTGTGGGTGATTGCCAACGGAGTCGTGTGTTTGCAAGCCGATGATGAACGACTCGATGTAGGACTTCCCTGCGGCGTTGCGTGACAGATCTCGGCGTTGCGATGCCTCGATGCGTTTTTCGTCGCGACCGAAATAGACAAACCCGTATTGCAGCGCGTCGGCCAAATCGCCACCGAGGTATTCTCGATGGGCGATCCGTAGATCGGGTAATGCATGTGCATAGATCGCATGCATTATACAGTCGCACCAGACGCCGTCGAATGCCAACCGATCGACTTGGTCGTTCAGCGATTCCTGATCAAACATGTTTGTCTCGGCGATCAAATGAATCGTGCGGTCGATCGATTCAGCGTAGCGGGACACGTCGCGGCGCAATTCATCCACAATTGCCGGACGGCTGTCGTCTTTTATAAAGTGCGCCGCATCTAGCCGCAGTCCATCGAGATGATAATCCTCCAGCCAGAACAGGGCATTGTCGATGACAAACTGCCGCACCTCTGTGGAGCCCGGTTCATCATAGTTAAAGGCGTCGCCCCAGGGGGTGTGATGTTTCGTGGATGCATAGGGACCGAACTCGGTCAGATAATTTCCTTCCGGTCCAACGTGGTTGTAGACCACGTCGAGGATCACCGCCATACCCGCCGCATGGCAAGCATCGACGAAACGTTTAAAGTCGTCCGGCTCGCCGTAGGTGTTGCGGACGGCGAAGAGGTTCACACCATCATAACCCCAGTTCCACTGCCCGGGCGTTTGCGCCACCGGCATCACTTCGACAGCGGTGATACCCAGTGCGGACAACTCGGGCAGTTGCGCCGTCGCCGCTTGAAAGTCCCCCGCCTGCGTAAATGCGCCGATGTGCAATTCATAGATGACGAGATCGCGCTTGGCGATGCCGGGCCAGTTCTTATCGGTCCAGGGAAATGCGAGGGGGTTGATAATTTGTGACGGCCCATGCACACCGTCGGGTTGATACCGTGAGGCTGGATCGGGGCGGACTGTTCCGTCGTCCAGCCGATACTGATAGCGGGCCTTTGCAGCGGCCTCTGGCACAACGCCGGTGAAGTACCCCGACTCGCCTTTTTGCAACGCGTGCGTGACCGTCGTTTGACCGTTGTCAATTTCCACTTCGACACGACGCCGATCGGGCGCCCAGACACGAAAATACGTGGCCTGATCGCCGATTGGCGTGGCTCCCAATTTTTGGGGCAAGGATTTCTCGCGATCAACCAATCCAAACCAACGACACCCTTCCCAGACCCCGGTGGTGGCTGGCTGGGTCGCCAGATACAGTCGGTTTTCCCAACCGGCAGTGCGATGCGCCGCATACGCCTGTTGCGCGACTGCACGGTTCGCATTCCCCACAACAATCGCCCGATAACCAGCTGTCAGTGCTGCCAGATCGTTGCCCGAATCGCCCGCGAAGACAATTGCATCCTGATGCAGATCATTCTGTTCGACCCACCAAGCTAATGCGTGCGCCTTAGAGCCCCCACTGGGGAGTAGATCGATTAAGCCATCGCCGTTGAAAGGATCGACGCTGTGGATAATTGAATAGGGTGCGGCGGTTTGCGAGAGTTTCTGTTTGATTTGCTCGACCAAGCAATCCAGCTGCGCGGCATCGGCGTAGTAACTGAGCTTGAACGGCCCCTGTTTCTCTGATTCTTGTAGTCGCAACCCGTCGATAGCGGATAGATGCTGCTTCAATTCATCGACAGGCATTTTAGCGACGATCTCGCCAAGATGTTCCGCATAAGCATGGACCGTCTTGAGAGTGCCGTCGGACTGCCGATGAAAGATTGACGTTCCTACATCGCAAATCAGCCAGTCAGGTTGTGGTAGTTGGTGCTGCTCGATTGCCGTTTGAGCGGATGCGAAATGCCGGCCCGTGATAAAAATCAACGTGACGTGATGACTCTGCAATTGCGCTGCTAACAGGGACAAGTCGGCGGTATTTGCAGGATTGTCAGCGAGTGGAATCAGCGTGCCGTCGAGATCGGTCGCCAAGATTTGATTTGTCAAAACGGGG is a window encoding:
- a CDS encoding PQQ-binding-like beta-propeller repeat protein; this translates as MRQTKLLAFIVVLSLSRFGYADDWPQWLGPERDSIWRETGIIEKFPDEGPPVKWRMPVDLGYSGPAVADGRVFVTDYVKESGDIINSPGGRNKLNGKERVLCFSAETGEELWKYEYDRTYNLSYAAGPRCTPTVAGGKVYTLGAEGDLVCLTADTGELVWRKDLTKEYNTTAPIWGFSGHPLVDGDLLYCLVGGKGSVAVAFNKDSGKEVWRALSADPQGYCPPTMIEAAGIKQLLIWDPYNLNSLEPKTGKVLWSVPLQPAYEMSIIAPRQSGDLLFASGIGRVGVMLKLDDEKPGVSELWRGKAKKAVYSAEATPILEDGMIYGVDCHDGALVGARIEDGERLWQTRVPTSGGKRRADHGTAFLVKQEDRYFLFSETGDLIIAKLSPEGYDEISRFHAIEPTNEAFGRPVVWAHPAFAEKSAFIRNDKEIIRVDLAE
- a CDS encoding cyclic nucleotide-binding domain-containing protein; this encodes MSKYTAADFIDCPMFVNMSTEELQKVVNLMSIEDYSAGETIFSEGDSHAVIWIIIDGRCKVTKKTRDGGQRDLAVLARMRTFGEMSFFHPAPHSATVTAETDVTVARLDRARFHSLVDLGSQAALKIAYNTIAVVSERLRAMDEYVGQIIKSGETPRSGQEWGEFRAKLYSEWQF
- the treZ gene encoding malto-oligosyltrehalose trehalohydrolase, with amino-acid sequence MNTPSQHDRPVLTNQILATDLDGTLIPLADNPANTADLSLLAAQLQSHHVTLIFITGRHFASAQTAIEQHQLPQPDWLICDVGTSIFHRQSDGTLKTVHAYAEHLGEIVAKMPVDELKQHLSAIDGLRLQESEKQGPFKLSYYADAAQLDCLVEQIKQKLSQTAAPYSIIHSVDPFNGDGLIDLLPSGGSKAHALAWWVEQNDLHQDAIVFAGDSGNDLAALTAGYRAIVVGNANRAVAQQAYAAHRTAGWENRLYLATQPATTGVWEGCRWFGLVDREKSLPQKLGATPIGDQATYFRVWAPDRRRVEVEIDNGQTTVTHALQKGESGYFTGVVPEAAAKARYQYRLDDGTVRPDPASRYQPDGVHGPSQIINPLAFPWTDKNWPGIAKRDLVIYELHIGAFTQAGDFQAATAQLPELSALGITAVEVMPVAQTPGQWNWGYDGVNLFAVRNTYGEPDDFKRFVDACHAAGMAVILDVVYNHVGPEGNYLTEFGPYASTKHHTPWGDAFNYDEPGSTEVRQFVIDNALFWLEDYHLDGLRLDAAHFIKDDSRPAIVDELRRDVSRYAESIDRTIHLIAETNMFDQESLNDQVDRLAFDGVWCDCIMHAIYAHALPDLRIAHREYLGGDLADALQYGFVYFGRDEKRIEASQRRDLSRNAAGKSYIESFIIGLQTHDSVGNHPQGQRIHQLTSKAFQKAAAALTLLYPGIPIIFMGEEFAIDAPFPFFVDFENASLKQAVDSGRAREFPQHVWGDFLLPSQSDTFYQAKHDVPDRRDEEMFAWYRDLIALRKQGLAEAWLSADSMAAGYDPQTEIFFLRFRKDSGTEVIVQTRLIGPAESPDKAVSIPMEGTVLLSSAKLPQSDNQNITLHPNQVVISQTS
- a CDS encoding Glu/Leu/Phe/Val family dehydrogenase, producing MSSFDAARLYFEQAAEHMGLSQNMRTLLLTPERELKVQVAIERDNGEIGTFIGYRIQHNSARGPMKGGLRFHHEVNADEVLTLASLMTWKTALVNIPYGGAKGGVSVNVRNLSPGELERLTRKFVDEIHDFIGPDKDIPAPDMGTDAQVMAWIMNQYSKYHGFNPACVTGKPLELHGADGRMEATGRGVGLCTAEVLRRKKMDINGTTIAIQGFGNVGTFTAKFLHDQGAKIVGVTDVSGGVWNAEGLDVPELIRYAQEHRGIAGFEGTEPISNDDLLTSEVDVLIPAAVGGVLNVENAPHVRAKIIIEAANNPTVPEADESFNDREILILPDILANAGGVIVSYFEWVQNRQHFRWDLERVRKELDRIMLESLNKVWKIAEEKGVSLRTASYIIGLGRVGRATVLGGM
- a CDS encoding DUF3738 domain-containing protein, translating into MSVSRLALQTAEPQCRRQSLHVVAALLVLCIVSTVGRAEDPADEQRFRPPPPIDTELSRTKDVSIIRIEESDEDDDIWDNHHGYWKHEQRDHRFGRLRVKDESLLQLLCGECRISPLRVFGGNRLPEGRYNVVIKGLPKTGSRAYAADQLSRALETSFDIKIVREVREIPVLTLMPLKEAAGNIGKKLENRKDDDHSQSVSTSSDGDGVTEVEYQGTLASFVEYLEDEIGEAVVNVIELSGQVTLKFDHETVPDVDDSDYDYYTAETLIELRRRRLEDIDRSLRKYGLTLCRTQQRVKGIFITPQRSQRSDETAQPIKQVAGTDADVVE
- a CDS encoding aldo/keto reductase, which encodes MIKKTLGRTGLEVTQLGYGSMGLRGPNTWGVRTVNDAAAELFLNAVLDAGINFIDTAPDYGISEQRIGQYIGSRRNEYYLATKCGCAYTQHFDHIDIDHVWTKEVVQRNIETSLERLQTDHIDLLQFHGGDAQGLQSAGLIELLMDYRDQGVIRFIGSSSSLPRLPGLIELGVFDTFQIPYSCIAPGHHDWITKAAETGAGIIIRGGIAHGGPDAEIQRDALNQVWSGAELDELLTEGMNRAELILRYTISHPHCDTTIVGTCNADHLAENVAAIEKGALPAELYNEITTRVAALGA